From the Actinopolymorpha sp. NPDC004070 genome, the window ACGGCGCGGCGGCCTTCGGCTGGACGGCGTACACCACGCTGAGCGGACCGGAGTACTCCCCGACGTTCGGTGGCGACCTGTGGGTGATGGGCCTCTACCTCGCCGGGCTGGGCACGATCCTCGGCGGGGTCAACTTCATCACCACGATCATTTGCCTGCGCGCACCGGGCATGACGATGTTCCGGATGCCGATCTTCACCTGGAACGTCCTCTTCACCAGCATCATGGCCATCATTGCCTTCCCGGTGCTCGCCGGTGCGCTGCTGATGCTGGAGGCCGACCGCAGGCTGGACGCGAAGGTCTATGACGCTTCGTCGTACGGGCCACTGCTGTGGCAGCACCTGTTCTGGTTCTTCGGCCATCCCGAGGTCTACATCATCGCGCTGCCGTTCTTCGGGATCATCACCGAGATCATTCCGGTGTTCAGCCGCAAACCGCTGTTCGGGTACGTCGGGATGGTGGCCGCCACGACGGGCATCGCGGCGCTGTCGATGGCGGTATGGGCCCATCACATGTTCGCCACAGGCAGCGTCGAACTGCCGTTCTTCTCGTTGATGACGTTCTTCATCGCGGTGCCGACCGGGGTGAAGTTCTTCAACTGGATCGGCACGATGTGGCGGGGGTCGGTGACCTTCGAGACGCCGATGCTGTGGTCGATCGGCTTCCTGGTGACGTTCCTCTTCGGCGGGCTCACCGGCGTGATCCTCGCCTCGCCCCCGCTGGACTTCCACGTCACCGACACCTACTTCGTGGTGGCGCACTTCCACTACGTCGTCTTCGGGACCGTGGTGTTCGCGATGTTCGGCGGCTTCTACTTCTGGTGGCCGAAGATGACCGGCCGGATGCTCGACGAGCGACTGGGCAAGATCCATTTCTGGACGTTGTTCGTCGGGTTCCAGTTGACGTTCATGGTGCAGCACTGGCTCGGCGTGGAAGGAATGCCGCGGCGTTACGTGGACTACCACCAGGAGGACGGGTTCACCACCCTCAACACCGTGTCCACGATCGGCGCCTTCCTGCTCGGCCTTTCCACGTTGCCGTTCCTTCTCAACGTGATCGTCTCGCGCAACCACCCGAAAGTGGAGCTGGACGACCCCTGGGGCTGGGGTCGCTCGCTGGAGTGGGCGACGGCCTCACCCGCGCCGCGCCACAACTTCACCTCCATGCCCCGGATCCGGTCCGACAGTCCGGCCTTTGATCTGCATCATCCCGAGATCGCGAGATTGGAGATCGAGGACAACACCCCCGCAACAACACCCTGAGAATCCGAACGGGACGAAGTTTGCCGGCGTACGCGCCCTTGTCGGGGGGCGAGGCCGCAGGTGCTCGGCGTTTCGATCGGAGGATGTGATCACTTCCCCGTGCATCACACATTTTCCGATGACCTGCGAAGGAGGAGGGTCGGGATGACCGAGAATTCCACGTTGGACGTGGGTACCGGTGTAAGGCTCGTATCCGAGGAACGGGGCGAGTACGGTGCCGGGCACATTCCGGCGCCGCGCGTGGAGCCCGAGAGTGCAAGGGGCCGGGGCCGGCCGTCGCTTGGTGGGCAGGGACGCTCGCCACAGGTGACGTTCCGTGCTCCGCCGGCTCTTCGGGCGATGGCCGAGGAGCAGGCGGCGCGGGACGGCAAGACCGTGTCCCAGCTCGCGCGCGAGGCGTTCGAGATGTACCTCGCCAGCAAGGGCGGTGCCGGGGTCGGCTGACTTCGGCCGCGTCCGGTTCGACAGACGAGCAGCGCCCGGGTTTTCGGCCCGGGCGCTGCTCGCTGCTGTCAGGGCCGCGGAGAACCGGGGCCGGGCGGGATCAGAATCCGGAGAAGAGGTACGGCGCGGCCGGGGGGAACAACGTGCGCAGCGCCTGGGCGACGCCGGCGTCGACGGTGCCGTAGCCCTGCAACGTCAGCTCGGCCGGGTCGATGACGCCGTAGACCAGCGCGGCCAGCCCGTGCGAGGTCAGCCGGGCGGTGCCTCCGGAGCCGTTGCCACCCGACACTCCGCCGGAGGTGACCTCGAGCACCCCACCGTGGCCGTCGAGCGTCCAGGTGCCGCCCACGAACGGGTCGTCCACCACCTCGACCGTTGCCCGCGCGCTGCCGGTCGCGATTCCGGCCAGTCCGGGCACCGACAGGACCCGGCCCATCGGCGCGCTGTGGTTGGGGCCGGCGACCTTCGTCTCGTCGTCGTAGGCGAGGTCGACGTACCACAGGTCGGGGCGCTGGTCCGGCGGCAACTCGAACGTGAACGAGCTGTACTGGTCGTGGTGGCGGGCCAGCCACTGCAGCAGGAGCGTGCGCCCGACCGGGCTCCGGGTGAGCAGCTGCCGGCCCTGGAGCTCGTTGCCGAACCCGTTGGTGCGGTAGAGCAGGGCGCCGACGACCTCGCCCTGGTGGCGGGCGATCGCGATCCAGTGCTTGTTCTCCTTCGCCACGTCGACGGTGCCGGCCCGGGTGAAGATCGAGAAGCCGTGCTGCTCGCGAAGGAGTGTCTCCAGCAGTGCGTAGTAGTCGTCGAAGACCTCGCCGATGCGGTGGACGCTCAGCTCGCCGGGCACCTCGACGCGCAGCATCCGCTCCAGGCCGCGGGCCTCCAGGCGGATGTGGCGCGCCTTGGGGAAGCCGACGTAGCCGAAGCGCTCGTAGAACGACTGCCGGAACGGGTAGAGCGTGCTCAGCACGTGCCCGCTGTCGCGCATCTCCTCGTGCATCTGCGTGAGCAGGGTGCGGACGTGGCCGCGCCGGCGTGCCTTCGGGTGGGTCGCCACCCCGCTGATCCCGACCATCGGGAACACCGTGCCGCGGACGTTGTGCCGCATCGAGATGCCACCGACGACCGCTTCGGCCTCGTCGCCGCCGAACGCGACCAGGTTGACCCGGGAGTCGTCCTCCTCACCGGATTCCAGCTCGGCCCGCTGGCGCTCGACCTGCTCGTCGGGGACCGGCGAGCTCGAGAAGGCGTACGCCCACAGCGGGTGGGCGGTGGTGAGCAGCTCCTTGCCGCTCACCCGGCGGATCGTGGTGGCGGAGTCGGCCGCGCGGTCCGGGATCGTGTTCACAGTCGGCGACACTAACGGCCGCCACCCCCAAAGGCCCAGAGGGCCGCCTCGGTGACGGCCCGGTCACGCACCGCGCGCCGGAACCAGGGGCACGCCACGGTCGAGCGCACCGTCGACCTCGTCCTCGGCCGGGAGGTCGAACGACCTGCCGCCCACGAACGTCGGCACCTGAGCGGGGAGCGCCGAGGGGGGCGCGACGGCCGGGGCGCACAGACCCGGAAATGCAGGACTGGCTGGCCGAGTGCGGTCCGGCGAACCCGGAGCAGGTGGCACCTGCCCGTACTCGTGCCAGGATCGTCGCCAGACGTCGAGCACGCGACCACCGGCGACCACCCACGAGGGGGCGGCAATCCCATGACGACGAGCGGCGTAGTCGAATGGCGCAGTGACGTCGACACCTCAGGCCGACTCGATCCCGCCCTCGTCGAGCAGTACCGCCGCGACGGCTTCGTCCGGGTGCGTGGCGTCCTCGACCGGGCCGAGGTCGAGCACTTCCGCGGTGCGGCCGAACGCTTCCTGGAGGCGCACCGGGCGGAGAGCCTCGCGAAGGACCAGGTGTTCACCCAACTGGTGAACGTCTGGCGGCAGGACCCGACGATGAGCGAGCTCACCCTGCACCCGCGGCTGGCGGGGGTGGCCGAGCAGTTGGCCGGAATTCCGTTGCGCATCTGGCACGACCACATGCTGGTGAAGGAGCCGCACAACGAGGCGGCCACGGAGTTCCACCAGGACCGGCCGTACTGGCCGCACGCCGGCGACCGCCACTCGCTGTCGGCCTGGATCGCGCTGGTCGACGTCCCGCCCGAACGCGGATGCATGACCTTTCTGCCCGGCACGCAGGAACTCACCGGGTTCCGCCCGCAGAACCTCCGCAACGAGGAGGACCTGTTCGACCTCGACCCGTCGCTTCGCTGGGTGCCGCGGGTGACCGTCCCGCTGCGGGCGGGCGACTGCACGTTCCACTGCAGCTACACCGGCCACATGGCGACGCCCAACCGCACCGACGTGGCACGGCTGGCGCATGTCGCGATCTACATGGACGACGGTACGAAATTTTCCGGTGCGCCCCACCCGGTGACCGACCCGCTCGGTCTGGCCGCAGGGGAACCGCTGGACGGGGAGATGTTCCCGCGCCCCACCGGTTGACGGCTTGGCCCATTCGGCCTGTTTCCCTGTGCCTGTTGGGTTTTCGTCGTACGCCGCATTCTGTCGTACGCACGTTTGTCAACGTCGCTTTGCGATCGCGAGGTCGGCCTATTCCCGAATGCCGGTGACGCCGGTATCCGGGCGTTTTCCCGCGTCTTCTCGCCGCGCTGACCGGACTGGCCAACCTTGACCGGGCAAAGGCGTTTCGCGGCCTCCCTCGGATAGGTACCTTCCGAGCGGCAGGTGTTGTTTGTTCTCTGGCGGGGGCGCTGTCCTCGCCGCGAGGAGGCGATTGCCGTGGAGCCACCCGACGCTGAGTCGTCAGACCCGTGCTCGTCACGGCCGGTCCGGGGTGTGCGGGAAACTCTCGCCCTGCTGGTCGGTGTGGTGGTGGTGGCCACCGCCGTTCCCGCGGCGGCCGACCCCGCTGACCCGCCGAGCATCCCGAGCCGGCACCAGGTGGAGGTCGCGCGCGGACGGGCAGCCGACGCCGCGGCCGACGTCGGCCAGGTCCAGGCCAGGCTCGCCGACGCCGACGCCCGGCTGCGTGCGCTCGACGTCGCCACGCAGACCGCCGTCGAGGAGTACGACACCGCTGTCTACGGTCGGACGAAAGCCGGCCACGCGGCCGATGCCGCGGCCGCGCGTGCGGACCGGGCACGTCGCCAGGCCGAGGAACGCCGGCGGGACGTCGCCCGCCTCGCGGTGGCCGACTACAGCCAGGACGGCCGGCTGACCGAGATCGTCGCCTACCTGGACGCGGAGGGTCCGCGCACCATGCTGGACCGCGCCTCGACCGCGTCGATGGTGTCCACGTCCGCCAACGACGCTTACCAGCGGCTGCGCGCCAGTCAGGCGGTTTCCCACGTACTCGCCCAGGAGGCGACCGCCTCGGCTGACGTGGCCCGTAGACGGGCGGCGGACGCCGACAGGGCCAGGCAGCAGGCGATCGCCGCACTGGCCGCGCAGACCCGTGCCGTCGGTTCGATCGAGACGGAGAAGGCCGCCCTGGCCGCCCGGCTGGCCGAACTGCAGAAGATCTCCACCGACCTGGCCACGAAGCGCCAGGAGGGGCTGGCCGAGCAGGCGCGCCAACGGGCCGAGGCGGCGCGGCAACGCGCCGTACGAGCCGAGCGCGCACGCCGCGCCGACGACAACGGCAACAACGGCAACAACGGCAAGAGGAGCGGGAACGGCGGCAGCAAGGACCGCAAGGACGACAGCGGCAGGGGCGGCGGCGGTAAGGGCGGCGGAGAAAACTCGCCGGGCAAGGGCGGCGGGTCCTCGCGTCAAGGCGAGCTTGCGGTGGAGTACGCGCTGAGGCAGATCGGCGAGCCGTACGTCTTCGGCGCCGACGGCCCCGGCAGCTGGGACTGCTCCGGACTGACCATGCGGGCCTGGGAGCACGCCGGCATCTCGATG encodes:
- a CDS encoding GNAT family N-acetyltransferase; the protein is MNTIPDRAADSATTIRRVSGKELLTTAHPLWAYAFSSSPVPDEQVERQRAELESGEEDDSRVNLVAFGGDEAEAVVGGISMRHNVRGTVFPMVGISGVATHPKARRRGHVRTLLTQMHEEMRDSGHVLSTLYPFRQSFYERFGYVGFPKARHIRLEARGLERMLRVEVPGELSVHRIGEVFDDYYALLETLLREQHGFSIFTRAGTVDVAKENKHWIAIARHQGEVVGALLYRTNGFGNELQGRQLLTRSPVGRTLLLQWLARHHDQYSSFTFELPPDQRPDLWYVDLAYDDETKVAGPNHSAPMGRVLSVPGLAGIATGSARATVEVVDDPFVGGTWTLDGHGGVLEVTSGGVSGGNGSGGTARLTSHGLAALVYGVIDPAELTLQGYGTVDAGVAQALRTLFPPAAPYLFSGF
- a CDS encoding phytanoyl-CoA dioxygenase family protein; this encodes MTTSGVVEWRSDVDTSGRLDPALVEQYRRDGFVRVRGVLDRAEVEHFRGAAERFLEAHRAESLAKDQVFTQLVNVWRQDPTMSELTLHPRLAGVAEQLAGIPLRIWHDHMLVKEPHNEAATEFHQDRPYWPHAGDRHSLSAWIALVDVPPERGCMTFLPGTQELTGFRPQNLRNEEDLFDLDPSLRWVPRVTVPLRAGDCTFHCSYTGHMATPNRTDVARLAHVAIYMDDGTKFSGAPHPVTDPLGLAAGEPLDGEMFPRPTG
- a CDS encoding C40 family peptidase, giving the protein MRETLALLVGVVVVATAVPAAADPADPPSIPSRHQVEVARGRAADAAADVGQVQARLADADARLRALDVATQTAVEEYDTAVYGRTKAGHAADAAAARADRARRQAEERRRDVARLAVADYSQDGRLTEIVAYLDAEGPRTMLDRASTASMVSTSANDAYQRLRASQAVSHVLAQEATASADVARRRAADADRARQQAIAALAAQTRAVGSIETEKAALAARLAELQKISTDLATKRQEGLAEQARQRAEAARQRAVRAERARRADDNGNNGNNGKRSGNGGSKDRKDDSGRGGGGKGGGENSPGKGGGSSRQGELAVEYALRQIGEPYVFGADGPGSWDCSGLTMRAWEHAGISMPHFARGQYWQSRKVRLGELRPGDLLFWANNPGDSNTIYHVAMYIGNGKMVQAPRPGRDVEVKSMFYMGRPTQFARPR
- the ctaD gene encoding cytochrome c oxidase subunit I, with protein sequence MATQVRGVSRPEPVVRRRIGTLVVRWLTSTDHKVIGKLYLVTSFGFFLIAGVMAMFMRAELARPGQQVFRGDGGALLYNQFFTFHGTAMLLLFATPLFVGFANVIMPLQIGAPDVAFPRMNMLSYWMFLFGGLIVLSSFADPDGAAAFGWTAYTTLSGPEYSPTFGGDLWVMGLYLAGLGTILGGVNFITTIICLRAPGMTMFRMPIFTWNVLFTSIMAIIAFPVLAGALLMLEADRRLDAKVYDASSYGPLLWQHLFWFFGHPEVYIIALPFFGIITEIIPVFSRKPLFGYVGMVAATTGIAALSMAVWAHHMFATGSVELPFFSLMTFFIAVPTGVKFFNWIGTMWRGSVTFETPMLWSIGFLVTFLFGGLTGVILASPPLDFHVTDTYFVVAHFHYVVFGTVVFAMFGGFYFWWPKMTGRMLDERLGKIHFWTLFVGFQLTFMVQHWLGVEGMPRRYVDYHQEDGFTTLNTVSTIGAFLLGLSTLPFLLNVIVSRNHPKVELDDPWGWGRSLEWATASPAPRHNFTSMPRIRSDSPAFDLHHPEIARLEIEDNTPATTP